The following DNA comes from Brassica oleracea var. oleracea cultivar TO1000 chromosome C5, BOL, whole genome shotgun sequence.
ACAAACCCAAGTGTATCCAATGCGGCAACGTCGCTCGCTCCAGGCATACTCTCTTTCTCCTCGTCTTACATCTGTCGGTTTCGATTCGTCAAAGTTCGAAACTTTCTTCTCTTTTCTTGTGATCTTGTTTAAAGATTTGAGCTTTATTGCAGATGCCCGTTTCAATCTTGTAAGGGCTGCTGTTCAAGAGCAGAAAACCCCTGCCCGATTCACGGTATGCTTCTTTTTAGCCCTGGAACAAAGAAAGAGACTGTTTTGTTTTAGAGCTAAGAAAAATTGAGATGTTATCATGGACTGTTGTTGGATTTCGGCTTATTATATATTCCTGTCGATGCAGTTCTCAAAGGAGTTGTTACCTCTGCTGAGAAGACGGCACCAAGTACTCCATCATCAGAGCAGAAAGCATCCGAGGGCACTCCCGGGTACATATATGCAAACCTCTGTGTATGTTCTTGTGGAACTGTAAGATGGTTCCTTTGTTTTGATTGTTTTTTCTTCTATTGGGAACTGCTTCAGGAGAGTTTCATCAATCCGCCAACTTTCCAGCAACTTTGCTCAGTTTAATAACCTGAATGCTGTTTCACGCCAGAGAAAGCCTTTGACCATAAAGGTACTTTCTAGTAATGAAACACTCCTACTCCTTGTTTGACTCTTGATCAGTTTTTCTTCTGTCTACATTCTCTAAGGATGCTCAAGCGTTAAACGAGTGGCGGTTTACAAAGCTAAAAGAGTACAGAAACAGAAACATTGAGGTGGAGAATGATGCTTTTGATCGGTACATGATTAATGTGAACTTACTCGAAGAAGCCTTTTCATTGGCATCTGTTCCTGAAGAAGAGGAAACAGCCGCTTCTGAGCGTAACAATGAGGAAAGAACTGTTTCGGAGCTTAAACTGAGGCTGAGATCAAACTCCGCAACAGCAGAGGGCTTCAAGATGCGGATCACAGAGACTGTCAAAGCCGGTTTGGTGAAGGTTCAGAAACCGGGTGGTAAATCAGATGACCAAGATTACATCAAAAGAAGGATCAAAAGTCGTAGGTTAGAAGAGAAAACCTCAGCTTTGAATGAAATAATCGACAAACTGAACAAAGCAAGAACCGAAGAGGATCTCAAATCTTGCGTAGAGATGCGATCAAAGCTATGTGGTAACGTTTCTTCCAGCTCAGCATCAGACAAGAACAGGATTTTCCCGCCTTCTGTCCATAAAGTTGAGATCAGCGAAGAAGCACTTCAGAAAATGGGCGAGCAGCTTCAATCTTTTGACCAAGTTGAAACTTTATGAAGTCAAGAGTATACAATAAGAACGTCCTGTCGATGATTCGATGTCTGAGTGGTTAGAGCCTTCGTTGCCATACGTATTAGAGCCTTTAATTGTATGTTGCTTCAGATTTTAAATTGCTCATTCGATTACTAATATGTTCCAAAATCATTTCGTTATGTTGAAAACTCAATTCATAAATGCATGATTTCGTAGTTTTTCCATTGAATATATATATTAGTTATTGCATCTGACTAGTAGGGCATCTTTAACAAATATTCTCAAGATAGCTGATCTACTGCGAGTGGATTCCACTAACAAGAACTGAAGAGTTTGTATAGTAAGGAGACCACATATTCGTAAAATTTTATTGGGACCGTTATCAATTTCGATTTGGTTCTATAAAATTGGATAATAGCAAATCAATAACTAATTTACAATGTACATATAAAAACGAAGAAGATGACAAATACTAATTCTTTTTTTAAATGGATATCCATTATGATTCATTATATGCATGAATATATATAGATGGCAATTGAAACATGTAGTGGCCCAATAAAACTTTGTGTAGAGCGAGTTTCGCATCCAATATCCAGACTCATTTTTAGTGGGCTTCACGGTAAAGGACTTATGCCGGAT
Coding sequences within:
- the LOC106292608 gene encoding uncharacterized protein LOC106292608 — encoded protein: MATSSPSLSNNGFSAAVTPPKTLRGLNKPKCIQCGNVARSRCPFQSCKGCCSRAENPCPIHVLKGVVTSAEKTAPSTPSSEQKASEGTPGRVSSIRQLSSNFAQFNNLNAVSRQRKPLTIKDAQALNEWRFTKLKEYRNRNIEVENDAFDRYMINVNLLEEAFSLASVPEEEETAASERNNEERTVSELKLRLRSNSATAEGFKMRITETVKAGLVKVQKPGGKSDDQDYIKRRIKSRRLEEKTSALNEIIDKLNKARTEEDLKSCVEMRSKLCGNVSSSSASDKNRIFPPSVHKVEISEEALQKMGEQLQSFDQVETL